TTTTTGTCATTTTGTTTTTAATGTTGGATGAAAAGGATAGAATAATCATTGAAGAATTGAAGAAAGATGCCAAGCAACCCATAATGAAACTTTCAAGGAAAGTAGGCCTACCGAGGACGACAGTTGGCGAAAGAATACGTAAACTAATTGATAAAAAGATAATCAAAAAATTTACAGTCATGCTTGACTATGAAAAAGTTGGCTTGCCCATAACAACCTTTATTCTTGTTTCCTTTCTCCCAAATCCTGAAATATCTCAGAGGGAACTGGCAAAAAGAATTTCAAAAATGGAAAATGTGTGGGAGGTATA
This genomic interval from Candidatus Thermoplasmatota archaeon contains the following:
- a CDS encoding Lrp/AsnC family transcriptional regulator is translated as MLDEKDRIIIEELKKDAKQPIMKLSRKVGLPRTTVGERIRKLIDKKIIKKFTVMLDYEKVGLPITTFILVSFLPNPEISQRELAKRISKMENVWEVYIVSGEWDLIVKVRGKSMEEIGQLIIDKLRAIKGVGKTVTCTCFTTVTENI